A single genomic interval of Juglans regia cultivar Chandler chromosome 1, Walnut 2.0, whole genome shotgun sequence harbors:
- the LOC108982438 gene encoding glycerol-3-phosphate acyltransferase 1 — translation MAFAMVILKFSNWVLYQLLANSCYKAASKMRNYCFLISNPSLKSSQQPSLFPSVAKCSLEGRGSDTLVCDIQGTLLRSQSFFPYFMLVAFEGGSIVRALALLLSCPILFLLDYELKLRVMIFISFCGLRLKDMESISRAVLPKFYLENLNLQAYEVLASAGSRVVFTSVPRVMVEEFLNEYLGVSNVLGSELHAVGQYYTGLLSGSGLLVKHRAFREYFGDKKPDIGLGSLSLHDHLFISLCKEAYVVHKEDSKISCTNTFMRREKYPKPVIFHDGRLAFFPTPFATLCMFMWIPLGIILAIFRLLAGIYLPYKLAILLGTWSGVHLEVRGSDPSRSIHKKGVLYVCSHRTLLDPVFLSTSLGKPLTAVTYSLSKMSEFISPMKTVRLTRDRKQDGDTMQRLLSEGDLVVCPEGTTCREPYLLRFSSLFAELADEIVPVAINTHVSMFYGTTASGLKCLDPIFFLMNPRPSYYVEILPMVPRELTCAGGISSFEVANYIQRQLADALGFECTTLTRRDKYMMLAGNEGVVHDHKRPKP, via the exons ATGGCGTTTGCAATGGTAATTCTCAAGTTTTCAAACTGGGTCCTGTACCAGCTCTTAGCCAACTCGTGCTACAAAGCTGCTAGTAAAATGAGAAACTATTGTTTCCTTATAAGCAACCCATCTCTTAAATCATCACAGCAGCCCTCTTTATTTCCTAGCGTGGCCAAATGCAGTTTGGAGGGTAGGGGTTCGGACACTTTGGTTTGTGACATTCAAGGAACCCTCCTAAGGTCCCAGTCCTTTTTCCCATATTTCATGTTAGTTGCTTTTGAAGGTGGTAGCATTGTAAGAGCACTTGCGTTGCTATTATCATGcccaattttgtttcttctcgACTATGAACTTAAATTAAGGGTCATGATATTTATATCTTTCTGTGGGCTAAGGTTGAAGGATATGGAAAGTATTTCAAGGGCTGTTTTGCCCAAGTTTTATCTTGAGAATCTGAACCTCCAGGCTTACGAGGTTTTAGCTTCAGCAGGATCAAGGGTTGTCTTCACAAGCGTCCCCAGAGTAATGGTGGAAGAATTTCTAAACGAATATTTGGGTGTTTCGAATGTTTTGGGGTCTGAGTTACATGCTGTTGGGCAGTACTACACAGGCTTGTTATCTGGGTCTGGTTTGCTTGTAAAGCATAGAGCCTTTAGAGAGTATTTTGGGGACAAAAAGCCTGATATTGGTCTTGGAAGTTTAAGCCTCCATGACCATCTCTTCATCTCACTTTGCAAG GAAGCTTATGTTGTGCACAAGGAGGACAGCAAGATCAGCTGCACAAACACATTTATGAGAAGGGAAAAGTACCCAAAGCCTGTGATATTCCATGATGGAAGGCTCGCTTTTTTTCCGACCCCATTTGCAACTCTCTGCATGTTTATGTGGATTCCTCTAGGAATAATTTTAGCCATCTTTAGACTCTTAGCTGGTATCTATCTTCCTTACAAATTAGCTATCTTGTTGGGCACTTGGAGTGGTGTACACCTCGAGGTAAGAGGTAGCGATCCTTCGAGGTCAATTCACAAGAAAGGAGTTCTATATGTTTGTAGCCACAGAACATTATTAGACCCAGTTTTTCTCAGCACGTCTTTAGGTAAGCCTTTGACTGCTGTCACATATAGCCTAAGTAAAATGTCTGAATTCATATCACCCATGAAAACTGTAAGATTGACCAGAGACAGAAAACAAGATGGAGATACCATGCAAAGATTGCTCAGCGAAGGTGACTTGGTAGTATGCCCTGAAGGAACAACTTGTAGAGAGCCATACTTGTTAAGGTTTAGCTCTTTGTTTGCTGAGTTGGCTGATGAGATTGTTCCGGTGGCGATAAACACGCATGTCAGTATGTTTTATGGGACCACAGCCAGTGGGCTCAAATGCCTGGatccaattttctttttaatgaacCCTAGACCAAGCTATTATGTTGAAATCCTTCCAATGGTACCGAGAGAGCTGACATGTGCTGGGGGGATATCAAGCTTTGAAGTGGCAAATTATATTCAAAGACAACTTGCTGATGCTTTAGGATTTGAGTGCACAACGCTTACAAGGAGGGACAAGTACATGATGCTGGCAGGGAATGAAGGGGTTGTCCACGATCACAAGAGGCCGAAACCCTAG